A region from the Geobacillus vulcani PSS1 genome encodes:
- a CDS encoding potassium channel family protein: MKKKQFAVIGLGRFGGSICRTLSEQGMEVLAIDIDEDRVNEFASIASHAVVGDTTDENVLKSLGIRNFDHVIVAIGDNIQASILTTLILKELGVHHITVKATNDYHEKVLKKIGADQIVHPERDMGERIAHNLISNNVLDYLELSDKYSIVEIVASERLDGHSLLELDIRARYGINIVAIKRGASVIVSPLASEIIRKGDVLVVIGADSDIDRFEEEVVG; the protein is encoded by the coding sequence ATGAAAAAGAAACAGTTTGCTGTCATCGGCCTCGGGCGTTTTGGCGGCAGCATCTGCCGGACGCTGAGCGAACAAGGGATGGAAGTATTGGCTATCGATATTGATGAAGACCGGGTAAACGAATTTGCCTCGATCGCTTCGCACGCCGTCGTCGGCGACACGACCGATGAAAACGTGTTGAAAAGCTTAGGCATCCGCAACTTCGATCATGTCATTGTCGCGATCGGCGACAACATCCAGGCGAGCATTTTGACGACGCTGATTTTAAAAGAGCTCGGCGTCCACCATATTACGGTCAAGGCGACGAACGATTACCATGAGAAAGTGCTGAAAAAAATCGGTGCTGATCAAATCGTGCATCCAGAGCGGGACATGGGCGAGCGGATCGCCCACAATTTGATTTCCAATAACGTCTTAGATTATCTGGAGCTGTCGGACAAATACAGCATTGTCGAAATCGTGGCAAGCGAGCGGTTGGACGGCCATTCGCTTTTGGAGCTTGACATCCGCGCCCGCTACGGCATCAACATCGTCGCCATTAAGCGCGGGGCAAGCGTCATCGTTTCGCCGCTCGCCTCGGAAATCATCCGCAAAGGCGACGTGTTGGTCGTCATCGGCGCTGACAGCGACATTGACCGATTCGAGGAAGAAGTCGTTGGTTGA
- a CDS encoding LysR family transcriptional regulator: MNTSEYEVLAVLAEELNMRKAAARLYVTQSALSQRLQAIEASWNAKIFIRSPRGLLLTPEGEKIVQLAKEIVQKTNRVKEEIKQRVGQISGTLTIAVTSIVAQHWLPPVLKTFIKLYPDVNVSLTTGWTSEVLSHMYENRFQLGIVRGEPNWSGIATRLFTDQLYLVDQEIHSLEQLRHTERPFIQFKSDSTYSLHIQQWWHEQFQALPARTVMVDQIETCKQLAYHGVGYAILPEIALDDREQHLVHMIPLKNKHGEPMTRDTWLISSEAAWQLPQVQAFEKVLQHFVP; this comes from the coding sequence TTGAATACTTCAGAGTATGAAGTCCTCGCCGTTTTGGCGGAAGAATTAAATATGAGAAAAGCGGCAGCTCGGCTGTATGTGACGCAGTCGGCGTTGTCTCAACGGCTGCAGGCGATCGAAGCGAGCTGGAATGCGAAAATATTTATCCGGTCTCCGCGAGGGTTGCTGTTAACGCCAGAGGGGGAAAAAATTGTCCAACTGGCGAAAGAGATCGTGCAGAAAACGAATCGAGTAAAAGAAGAGATCAAACAACGGGTCGGACAAATCAGCGGGACGTTAACGATAGCGGTCACTTCCATTGTTGCCCAGCATTGGCTGCCCCCCGTTTTAAAAACATTCATCAAGTTATATCCGGATGTCAACGTTTCGTTGACGACAGGATGGACAAGTGAAGTCCTAAGCCACATGTATGAAAATCGGTTTCAGCTTGGGATTGTTCGCGGAGAGCCCAACTGGAGCGGGATCGCGACGCGGCTATTTACCGATCAGCTCTATTTAGTAGACCAGGAAATTCACTCTTTGGAGCAGTTGCGCCATACCGAACGCCCGTTTATTCAATTTAAAAGCGATTCCACCTATTCGCTGCATATTCAACAATGGTGGCATGAGCAATTTCAAGCCTTGCCCGCGCGCACGGTGATGGTCGACCAAATTGAAACATGCAAACAGCTTGCTTATCATGGCGTTGGTTATGCGATTTTACCGGAAATCGCTTTAGATGACCGGGAACAACATCTTGTTCATATGATACCGTTAAAAAATAAGCATGGTGAGCCAATGACGAGAGATACATGGCTGATCAGCTCGGAAGCGGCATGGCAGCTTCCGCAAGTACAAGCCTTCGAGAAGGTGCTGCAACATTTTGTCCCATGA
- a CDS encoding DNA-dependent RNA polymerase subunit epsilon: MIFKVFYQENADEVPVREKTKTLYIEAESERDVRRKLEDRPINIEYIQPLEGAHLEYEKKSRTFKYWRFHHEAVS, from the coding sequence ATGATTTTCAAAGTGTTTTACCAAGAAAACGCAGACGAGGTGCCTGTGAGAGAAAAAACGAAAACACTCTACATCGAAGCAGAATCAGAGCGGGATGTACGCCGAAAACTCGAAGATCGTCCGATCAATATTGAGTATATTCAGCCGTTAGAGGGAGCGCATCTAGAATACGAAAAGAAAAGCCGAACTTTCAAGTATTGGAGATTTCATCATGAAGCTGTTAGCTGA
- a CDS encoding EAL domain-containing protein: MDALDVMANLPQVIPHYQPIFSADEHGVIGYEVLGRFQTETGPVSLGPFFHDETIPEEFRIEVDDVITKKALDYFLSLDDQTLLIFLNRDANLLMLDRGESFLQLLLTYEAKGLALSRIILEINEQHFKGDVDQLSHLLTYLRTYGVKVAVDNIAEHSIHLERIGVLSPDILKIDLRELRKTSVHQAYQEIVHSISLLARKIGATLLYEDIETSFQLQYAWRHGGRYYQGYYLAKPAPEVVPRDLLKDLLRQECHRFIQQEKKKLETLYQIAEQFQQRISALLGKYKKAADFNELISLLAGELDDVCFRIYVCDEDGFQQSGNMFKRGARWELQPQYYMKNWSWRPYFLENIIRMRSRRRGILSDLYTDIETGETIRTYSYPIDERHYLFIDLSYSYLFEHDAHY, encoded by the coding sequence ATGGATGCATTAGACGTTATGGCCAACTTGCCGCAGGTGATCCCCCACTATCAGCCGATCTTCAGCGCTGACGAGCATGGAGTTATTGGCTATGAAGTACTCGGTCGGTTTCAAACGGAAACAGGGCCGGTCAGTCTTGGGCCGTTTTTTCACGATGAAACCATTCCAGAAGAATTTCGCATCGAAGTGGATGATGTGATCACAAAAAAGGCGCTCGACTATTTTCTGTCGCTTGATGATCAAACGCTGCTCATTTTTTTAAACCGCGACGCCAACTTGCTGATGCTTGACCGCGGCGAATCGTTTTTGCAGCTGCTTCTCACCTATGAAGCGAAAGGGTTGGCGCTTAGCCGCATTATTTTGGAAATCAATGAGCAGCATTTCAAAGGAGACGTCGATCAGCTCAGCCATTTATTGACGTATCTTCGTACATACGGCGTTAAGGTGGCGGTCGACAACATCGCTGAACATAGCATTCATCTTGAGCGGATTGGCGTCTTGTCGCCTGACATTTTAAAAATCGATTTGCGCGAATTGCGGAAAACATCTGTCCACCAAGCATACCAAGAAATCGTTCACTCGATTTCGTTGTTGGCGCGTAAAATTGGCGCGACGTTGTTGTATGAGGACATCGAAACGTCGTTTCAACTTCAGTATGCTTGGCGGCATGGCGGCCGCTATTATCAAGGGTATTATTTGGCCAAGCCGGCTCCTGAGGTCGTGCCGCGCGATTTGCTGAAAGACTTGCTCCGCCAAGAGTGCCATCGCTTCATCCAGCAGGAGAAGAAAAAGCTTGAAACGCTGTATCAAATTGCTGAGCAGTTTCAGCAGCGGATCAGCGCGTTGCTTGGCAAATACAAAAAAGCCGCCGATTTTAACGAGCTCATTTCCCTGTTGGCCGGCGAGCTCGACGATGTTTGCTTCCGCATTTATGTTTGTGATGAGGACGGCTTCCAGCAATCGGGCAATATGTTCAAGCGCGGCGCCCGATGGGAGCTTCAGCCGCAATATTATATGAAAAACTGGAGCTGGCGCCCGTATTTTTTGGAAAACATTATTCGGATGCGCTCGCGTCGAAGAGGGATTTTGTCCGATTTATACACGGATATTGAAACAGGGGAAACGATCCGGACGTATTCGTATCCGATCGATGAGCGCCATTATTTGTTTATCGACTTGTCGTACAGCTACTTGTTCGAGCATGACGCCCATTATTGA
- a CDS encoding sulfite exporter TauE/SafE family protein — MDWMLFVLVGFAASFVGTLAGGGGFIGMPVLLMLGVPIHQAISSAKFSNTISSFSSFFVLFRRQTIHGKQLLPIIPISLGGGAAGGAIASLLSERTMTIIAIMLLLFALGLQFFKKKPKSSATAPALPKTFYPVLYGISVYDGMFGPGQATMLMYAYLRAGMDYLSAMALTRFQTFISCFGALASYLYSGHVNWHIAPFLAMGSLIGAQASVRVAQKLKQHQLRLILHTITFLLIVQLLFGLASGRH, encoded by the coding sequence ATGGACTGGATGCTGTTTGTCCTCGTTGGGTTTGCTGCCTCATTCGTTGGTACATTAGCTGGCGGCGGCGGTTTCATTGGCATGCCCGTTCTGCTTATGCTCGGTGTTCCCATCCATCAAGCCATTTCCTCCGCCAAGTTTTCCAATACCATCAGCTCGTTTTCCAGCTTCTTCGTCTTGTTTCGCCGGCAAACCATTCACGGGAAACAACTGCTTCCGATCATCCCGATCAGCCTCGGCGGGGGAGCCGCAGGTGGGGCCATCGCCTCGCTGTTGTCTGAACGAACGATGACCATTATCGCGATCATGTTGCTGTTGTTTGCCCTAGGCTTGCAATTTTTCAAAAAAAAGCCCAAATCATCGGCAACGGCCCCTGCTCTCCCAAAAACCTTCTATCCGGTTTTGTATGGCATTAGCGTCTATGATGGCATGTTTGGCCCCGGCCAAGCCACCATGCTCATGTATGCCTACTTGCGCGCCGGCATGGATTATTTATCGGCCATGGCGCTGACAAGATTCCAAACATTCATTAGCTGTTTTGGCGCACTGGCGTCTTATCTATACAGCGGCCATGTGAACTGGCACATCGCTCCGTTCTTGGCGATGGGATCATTGATCGGCGCCCAAGCATCGGTCCGGGTCGCACAAAAACTGAAACAACATCAGCTGCGCTTGATATTGCACACGATTACTTTTCTGCTCATTGTTCAGCTTCTTTTCGGCCTGGCTTCCGGCCGCCATTAG
- the cbpB gene encoding cyclic-di-AMP-binding protein CbpB, which translates to MTWEHNDFMQMTVKSFLIPADKVAHVQPGNYLDHALLVLTKTGYSAIPVLDTSYKLHGLISMTMMMDAILGLERIEFERLETMKVEEVMNRNIPRLRLNDSLTKAIGLIVNHPFVCVENDDGYFAGIFTRREILKQLNKRLQRSNGGRKPGRKEAEQ; encoded by the coding sequence ATGACATGGGAACACAATGATTTCATGCAAATGACTGTGAAGTCCTTTCTGATTCCGGCGGATAAAGTGGCGCATGTGCAGCCGGGAAATTATTTGGACCATGCGCTGCTCGTCTTGACGAAAACCGGCTATTCGGCGATTCCGGTATTGGACACATCTTATAAGCTTCACGGGCTGATCAGCATGACGATGATGATGGATGCGATTTTAGGATTGGAGCGCATCGAATTTGAACGGCTCGAGACGATGAAGGTGGAAGAAGTGATGAACCGAAACATTCCGCGCCTGCGGCTTAACGACAGCCTGACGAAGGCCATCGGGCTGATTGTCAACCATCCGTTTGTCTGTGTGGAAAATGACGATGGTTATTTTGCAGGCATTTTCACTCGCCGGGAAATACTGAAACAACTGAATAAACGGCTGCAGAGGTCTAATGGCGGCCGGAAGCCAGGCCGAAAAGAAGCTGAACAATGA
- the fadH gene encoding 2,4-dienoyl-CoA reductase, translating into MNGKVIIVTGGSSGMGKYMAKRFVSEGANVVITGRRAEALEEAKREIAAPDGGKVLTIPMDVRNPEQVAHMVERTDAEFGRIDALINNAAGNFICPAEKLSINGWNSVINIVLNGTFYCSREVGNYWIQRGLKGNIINIIATYAWHAGAGVIHSACAKAGVLAMTRTLAVEWGKKYGFRVNAIAPGPIERTGGAERLWESEEAERMTLESVPLGRLGTPEEIAAVASFLLSDEAAYINGACITVDGGQWLNRRPF; encoded by the coding sequence ATGAATGGAAAAGTCATTATTGTAACCGGCGGGTCGAGCGGAATGGGGAAATATATGGCGAAGCGGTTTGTTTCTGAGGGGGCAAACGTCGTCATTACGGGAAGGCGGGCCGAGGCGCTTGAAGAGGCCAAGCGGGAAATCGCCGCGCCGGATGGAGGGAAAGTGCTTACGATCCCGATGGATGTGCGCAACCCGGAACAAGTGGCGCACATGGTGGAGCGAACTGATGCGGAATTCGGCCGCATCGATGCCCTTATCAACAATGCGGCCGGCAATTTTATCTGCCCGGCGGAAAAGTTGTCCATCAACGGTTGGAACAGCGTCATCAATATTGTGTTGAACGGCACGTTTTACTGCAGTCGGGAAGTTGGCAACTACTGGATTCAACGCGGTTTGAAAGGCAACATCATCAACATTATCGCGACGTACGCTTGGCATGCCGGCGCCGGGGTCATTCATTCCGCCTGCGCCAAAGCCGGAGTGTTGGCGATGACGCGCACGCTCGCGGTCGAGTGGGGGAAGAAATACGGATTCCGCGTCAATGCCATCGCTCCGGGGCCGATCGAGCGCACAGGAGGGGCGGAACGCCTTTGGGAGTCGGAAGAAGCGGAGCGGATGACGTTGGAAAGCGTGCCGCTTGGGCGGCTCGGAACGCCGGAAGAGATCGCGGCGGTCGCTTCGTTTTTGCTTTCGGATGAAGCCGCTTACATCAACGGTGCCTGCATCACCGTCGACGGCGGTCAATGGCTGAATCGGCGTCCGTTTTAG
- a CDS encoding YkuS family protein, with product MAKIGVEPSLTDVQEALRERGHDVVPLRGEQDARGCDCCVITGLDANIAGIHNIVTSGPVIEASGLTADEICQKVEEKLR from the coding sequence ATGGCGAAAATTGGTGTTGAGCCATCGCTGACTGATGTGCAAGAGGCGTTGAGAGAAAGAGGGCATGACGTTGTACCGCTCCGTGGGGAGCAAGACGCAAGAGGTTGCGACTGCTGCGTCATTACCGGCCTGGACGCCAATATCGCCGGCATTCACAACATCGTAACGTCCGGTCCGGTCATTGAAGCGAGTGGGCTCACCGCGGACGAGATTTGCCAAAAAGTCGAAGAAAAACTTCGCTAA
- a CDS encoding N-acetyldiaminopimelate deacetylase: protein MEAISPFVAIRRDLHQIPELGFQEFKTQHYLLRYIQSLPQERLQVRTWKTGIFVKVNGTSPRKTIGYRADMDGLPIREETGLPYRSKHEGCMHACGHDVHMSIALGVLTHFAHHPLQDDLLFIFQPAEEGPGGAKPMVESDIMQEWKPDMIVALHIAPEYPVGTIATKEGLLFANTSELFIDLEGKGGHAAFPHLANDMVVAACALVTQLQSIVARNVDPLDSAVITIGKIIGGTVQNVIAERARLEGTIRTLSAAVMQKVKRRIEAMVHGIEVAYECEATIDYGAMYHQVYNDPELTAEFMKFAEAHGGVNVIGCKEAMTGEDFGYMLADIPGFMFWLGVDSPYGLHHAKLAPNEEAIDRAIAFLIDYFSWKGNSEV, encoded by the coding sequence ATGGAAGCGATCAGCCCATTTGTCGCCATTCGCCGCGACTTGCATCAAATCCCGGAGCTTGGGTTTCAAGAGTTTAAGACGCAGCACTATTTGCTTCGCTATATCCAATCGTTGCCGCAAGAGCGGCTTCAAGTCCGGACGTGGAAAACCGGGATTTTTGTCAAAGTCAACGGAACATCACCGCGCAAAACGATCGGCTACCGCGCCGATATGGATGGGCTGCCGATTCGCGAGGAGACGGGCTTGCCGTATCGGTCGAAGCATGAAGGCTGCATGCATGCGTGCGGCCACGATGTCCATATGAGCATCGCCCTTGGCGTGCTCACCCATTTTGCTCATCATCCGCTGCAAGATGACTTGCTGTTTATTTTCCAGCCGGCTGAGGAAGGGCCGGGCGGGGCAAAGCCGATGGTCGAAAGCGACATCATGCAGGAATGGAAGCCGGATATGATCGTCGCCCTGCATATTGCCCCGGAATATCCGGTCGGCACGATCGCAACGAAAGAAGGGCTGCTGTTTGCCAATACGTCGGAGCTGTTTATCGACTTGGAGGGAAAAGGCGGCCACGCGGCGTTTCCGCATTTGGCGAATGACATGGTCGTCGCCGCTTGTGCATTGGTGACGCAGCTGCAGTCGATTGTCGCCCGCAACGTCGACCCGCTTGACAGCGCGGTCATTACGATCGGAAAAATTATCGGCGGGACGGTGCAAAACGTCATCGCCGAGCGCGCTCGGCTCGAGGGGACGATTCGGACGCTGTCGGCTGCGGTGATGCAGAAGGTGAAGCGGCGGATTGAAGCGATGGTGCATGGCATTGAAGTCGCGTACGAATGTGAAGCCACCATTGATTACGGGGCTATGTACCATCAAGTGTACAACGATCCGGAGCTGACAGCGGAATTTATGAAGTTTGCTGAGGCGCACGGCGGCGTGAATGTCATCGGTTGCAAAGAGGCGATGACCGGTGAAGATTTCGGCTACATGTTGGCGGACATTCCGGGTTTTATGTTTTGGCTTGGCGTTGATTCGCCATACGGGCTGCACCATGCAAAACTGGCTCCGAACGAGGAAGCGATCGACCGCGCCATTGCTTTTTTGATCGACTATTTTTCCTGGAAGGGGAATTCGGAAGTATAG
- a CDS encoding peptide deformylase, translated as MTTGEGCLSVDATCRVCAALCPHHCHRDDDRREEVTLRLKGLPAIVFQHEIDHLNGIMFYDRINPDDPFQVPDGAIPIGR; from the coding sequence TTGACGACCGGGGAAGGATGTCTGTCAGTCGACGCGACGTGCCGGGTATGTGCCGCGCTATGCCCGCATCACTGTCACCGGGACGACGATCGACGCGAAGAAGTCACACTGCGCTTGAAAGGGTTGCCGGCCATCGTCTTCCAACATGAAATCGATCACTTAAACGGCATTATGTTCTATGACCGCATCAACCCCGATGACCCGTTTCAAGTGCCGGACGGGGCGATTCCGATCGGGCGCTAA
- the abbA gene encoding antirepressor AbbA: MAKRLLPRLSDEEAALLLDVLFSQQYALELIRSELADIENGDKAVDEHRHRQLLRLYDRLLTEEG; encoded by the coding sequence ATGGCCAAGCGGTTGCTGCCGAGGCTGTCAGACGAGGAGGCGGCGTTATTGCTTGACGTTTTGTTCAGCCAGCAATATGCACTTGAACTCATCCGCTCCGAGCTGGCGGATATCGAAAACGGAGACAAGGCGGTCGATGAACACCGGCACCGGCAGCTGTTGCGTTTATACGACCGCCTGTTGACAGAGGAAGGATAA
- the dapD gene encoding 2,3,4,5-tetrahydropyridine-2,6-dicarboxylate N-acetyltransferase, with protein sequence MKMMDANEIISFIQNSKKSTPVKVYIKGDLDGIDFGPSAKTFMTGNVGIVFGEWQDIQAAIEANQDKIEDYVVENDRRNSAIPLLDLKGIKARIEPGAIIRDHVEIGDNAVIMMGAVINIGAVVGEGTMIDMNAVLGGRATVGKNCHIGAGAVLAGVIEPPSAKPVVIEDDVLVGANAVILEGVTVGKGAVVAAGAVVVEDVPPYTVVAGVPARVIKQIDEQTRAKTEIKQELRQL encoded by the coding sequence ATGAAGATGATGGACGCCAATGAAATCATTTCGTTTATTCAAAACAGCAAAAAATCAACGCCTGTGAAAGTATACATAAAAGGGGATCTTGATGGCATCGATTTCGGCCCAAGCGCGAAAACGTTTATGACCGGCAACGTCGGCATCGTGTTTGGCGAGTGGCAAGACATTCAAGCCGCCATCGAGGCGAATCAAGACAAAATCGAGGACTATGTTGTCGAGAACGACCGCCGCAACTCGGCCATTCCGCTCTTGGATTTGAAAGGCATCAAGGCGCGCATCGAGCCGGGCGCGATCATCCGTGATCATGTCGAAATCGGCGACAACGCCGTCATTATGATGGGAGCGGTGATCAACATCGGCGCCGTCGTCGGCGAAGGAACGATGATCGACATGAACGCCGTGCTCGGCGGCCGGGCGACGGTCGGGAAAAACTGCCATATCGGCGCCGGTGCCGTGCTGGCCGGCGTGATCGAGCCGCCATCGGCCAAGCCGGTTGTCATTGAAGATGATGTGCTTGTCGGGGCGAACGCCGTCATTTTAGAAGGCGTCACCGTCGGCAAAGGGGCGGTCGTCGCTGCGGGCGCGGTCGTCGTCGAAGACGTGCCGCCGTATACGGTGGTCGCCGGCGTGCCGGCGCGCGTCATTAAGCAAATCGACGAGCAAACGCGGGCGAAAACGGAGATCAAACAGGAGCTTCGCCAATTATAA